The following proteins are co-located in the Dyadobacter chenwenxiniae genome:
- a CDS encoding winged helix-turn-helix domain-containing protein, with the protein MEWLEKFNKVFESKIRLGLMSVLVVNDSLSFNELKELLQLTDGNLASHLKALEETKYIAFQKQFLGRKPLTTYKATDEGHKAFTDHLQVLENMIRENL; encoded by the coding sequence ATGGAGTGGTTAGAGAAGTTTAATAAGGTTTTTGAAAGTAAAATTAGGCTTGGGCTGATGTCTGTGCTTGTGGTGAACGATTCGCTCAGTTTTAATGAATTAAAAGAACTTTTACAGCTAACCGACGGGAACCTGGCATCTCATTTAAAAGCATTGGAAGAAACTAAATACATAGCATTTCAAAAGCAATTTCTGGGCAGAAAGCCCTTAACAACCTACAAAGCCACGGATGAAGGGCACAAAGCATTTACGGATCACCTGCAAGTGCTGGAAAATATGATTCGGGAGAATTTGTAA
- a CDS encoding ferredoxin--NADP reductase — protein sequence MSEATISLQVKQIITEATDAKTFIFERTNKQPFTYKAGQFLTFLIPMHGHETRRSYSMSSAPDVDENPAITVKRVPNGEISRFWIDNVKVGDRFNVLPPSGRFVLEDSLGTARDIVLIAAGSGITPLFSILKQTLIQEKHSNITLLYASRNAKHALFHHQIEQWQESFPERLKVIHIHSQPLEDWNGLRGRINNTRLEQMVSKSLRFQPLKARFFICGPYELMRSVEITLYFMGFSALQIRKENFVIPSPPPPPRISYPHVVKLNFRGQEHDLFVPAHTTILDAALAAGIHLPYSCKGGRCATCAGICRSGELHMTVNEVLTDRDLQDGWILTCSAYADSEGVSIEIV from the coding sequence ATGTCCGAAGCCACGATTTCTTTGCAGGTTAAGCAAATTATCACTGAGGCAACCGATGCCAAGACCTTTATTTTCGAAAGAACAAACAAGCAGCCTTTCACTTATAAGGCGGGGCAATTTCTTACGTTCCTGATCCCCATGCACGGACATGAAACCCGTCGCTCCTACTCCATGAGCTCCGCGCCAGATGTGGATGAGAATCCGGCTATTACAGTTAAACGAGTCCCTAATGGTGAAATTTCACGGTTTTGGATCGACAATGTTAAGGTTGGTGATCGGTTTAATGTGTTGCCGCCTTCGGGTCGGTTTGTCCTGGAAGATTCATTAGGAACTGCGCGTGACATTGTGCTGATCGCGGCAGGGAGTGGCATCACCCCTCTTTTTTCTATTTTAAAACAAACCCTTATCCAGGAAAAGCACAGCAACATTACACTGCTTTATGCCAGCCGCAATGCAAAACATGCGCTGTTTCATCACCAGATTGAGCAATGGCAGGAAAGCTTCCCGGAACGCCTGAAAGTCATCCACATTCATAGTCAGCCTCTGGAAGACTGGAATGGTCTCCGAGGCCGGATCAACAATACGCGATTAGAACAAATGGTCAGCAAATCGCTGCGTTTCCAACCTTTAAAAGCCCGGTTCTTCATTTGTGGCCCTTATGAATTAATGCGTTCGGTTGAGATTACGTTGTATTTCATGGGATTTTCTGCTTTGCAAATCCGGAAAGAGAACTTTGTTATCCCGAGCCCCCCGCCACCACCACGGATTTCGTACCCACATGTGGTGAAACTCAATTTTCGGGGCCAGGAGCACGACCTGTTCGTTCCAGCCCATACAACCATTCTGGATGCCGCCCTTGCTGCCGGAATTCATCTGCCTTATAGCTGTAAAGGCGGGAGATGCGCTACGTGTGCGGGCATATGCAGGAGCGGTGAGTTACACATGACCGTGAATGAGGTCCTTACCGATCGCGATTTGCAGGACGGCTGGATCCTGACATGCTCCGCTTACGCCGATTCAGAAGGCGTTTCCATTGAAATTGTGTAG
- the rpmA gene encoding 50S ribosomal protein L27: MAHKKGVGSSRNGRESESKRLGVKLFGGQLAKAGNILVRQRGTKHNPGNNVGIGRDHTLFALVEGNVVFRKTRQNKSYVHIEPTAVAANAVATEAPVTAEA, from the coding sequence ATGGCACATAAGAAAGGTGTAGGTAGCTCGAGAAACGGACGTGAATCGGAAAGCAAGCGTCTGGGAGTAAAATTATTCGGTGGCCAGCTTGCCAAAGCAGGAAATATCCTGGTTCGTCAGCGTGGTACGAAACACAATCCTGGTAACAACGTAGGCATAGGCCGTGACCATACTTTATTTGCATTGGTTGAAGGCAATGTAGTTTTCCGCAAAACGCGTCAAAACAAATCATACGTTCACATCGAACCAACTGCTGTTGCAGCAAACGCTGTTGCAACTGAGGCTCCTGTAACAGCAGAAGCTTAA
- a CDS encoding ABC transporter permease: protein MDLSYRIAVRYFFSRNKRSFISVIARIAMAGVAVGTMAMVVVLSVFNGMEDLNRKIFKTFDADIKVTPAEGKRFKVDNAFIQKIKSVEGVKLVTQVVEDNALAQYGNQQIIVRLKGVDSTFERQGQLDTAVIEGSLQLYGNGGTPYGIIAEGVRNALSISLDDIITPLQLMYPKTGTKTLNLTSAEAFNHLSLRPGGIFFIETRYDDYVIAPIKLVEGLMEYKGERSSLEVQIKPGFSEGKVSGEIAGKIGNGFVVRDRNSLNSDLLRAIRLEKLFVAITLSFIILVAAINIFFSLSMLAIEKKKDVSMLYALGATPGLIRRIFLAEGAIVAFSGAIAGLGGGVALCLLQLKYGLVSMGMATSLVDAYPVKLIWEDILYTGIIVVIITMLVSYIPARRAAEAGRILPT from the coding sequence ATGGATCTTTCTTACCGGATCGCCGTCCGCTATTTTTTTTCAAGGAACAAACGCAGCTTCATTAGCGTCATAGCCCGGATTGCTATGGCCGGTGTGGCCGTGGGAACTATGGCAATGGTGGTGGTGCTTTCTGTTTTTAATGGAATGGAAGACCTGAACCGCAAGATCTTCAAAACTTTCGATGCGGATATTAAGGTCACGCCCGCGGAAGGAAAGCGGTTCAAGGTGGATAATGCTTTTATTCAGAAAATCAAATCCGTCGAGGGCGTTAAGCTGGTTACGCAGGTTGTGGAGGACAATGCATTGGCGCAATATGGCAATCAGCAGATCATTGTCCGGCTGAAAGGCGTAGACAGCACATTTGAGCGGCAAGGACAACTGGATACAGCCGTTATAGAAGGCTCGCTGCAACTTTACGGCAACGGCGGAACACCGTATGGCATCATTGCGGAAGGTGTGCGGAATGCTCTGTCCATTTCACTGGACGACATTATCACGCCATTGCAATTAATGTATCCCAAAACGGGCACGAAAACGCTCAATCTCACTTCTGCGGAAGCATTCAACCATTTGTCACTCAGGCCCGGCGGCATATTTTTTATAGAAACGCGTTACGATGATTACGTGATTGCGCCCATTAAGCTGGTAGAAGGTTTGATGGAATACAAAGGTGAAAGGTCATCGCTGGAAGTGCAGATTAAGCCCGGGTTCAGTGAAGGAAAGGTCAGTGGCGAGATCGCCGGGAAAATTGGAAACGGATTTGTAGTGAGGGACCGGAATTCGCTCAATTCCGACTTGCTTCGCGCCATCCGTTTGGAAAAACTTTTTGTGGCTATAACCTTGTCTTTCATTATTTTAGTAGCTGCAATTAACATTTTCTTCTCGCTAAGCATGCTGGCGATTGAGAAAAAAAAGGATGTTTCCATGCTTTATGCGCTCGGCGCAACGCCCGGGTTGATCAGAAGGATTTTCCTGGCCGAAGGCGCTATTGTAGCGTTTTCAGGCGCGATTGCCGGACTGGGCGGCGGCGTTGCATTATGCCTGCTGCAATTGAAATACGGACTGGTTTCGATGGGAATGGCGACTTCGTTGGTGGATGCTTATCCCGTCAAATTAATATGGGAAGATATACTCTATACCGGCATTATCGTCGTTATCATAACAATGCTGGTGTCGTACATTCCAGCACGGAGAGCGGCAGAGGCGGGGCGGATCCTGCCAACCTGA
- a CDS encoding diacylglycerol kinase family protein: MNGPIDFLKAARSFRFAGVGIYNLFRYENNARIHLMACILVLMAGVFFNISSVEWTIIIIQIALVLAAEAFNTSIEKLADLVMPDYHPVIKVVKDTAAAAVLLLAISAVLVGLIIFVPKFLLLF, translated from the coding sequence ATGAACGGACCCATAGATTTTCTTAAAGCCGCGCGCAGCTTTCGCTTTGCCGGTGTGGGAATTTACAATCTATTTCGCTACGAGAACAATGCGCGCATTCATTTGATGGCTTGCATCCTGGTGTTGATGGCCGGCGTATTTTTTAATATTTCAAGCGTTGAATGGACCATTATCATCATTCAAATCGCGCTGGTACTGGCTGCGGAGGCGTTTAACACATCCATCGAAAAGCTGGCAGACCTGGTCATGCCCGACTATCATCCGGTGATTAAAGTTGTGAAAGACACAGCTGCGGCTGCTGTGCTGCTCCTGGCAATTTCTGCAGTGCTGGTCGGCCTTATTATTTTTGTCCCGAAATTTTTGCTCCTTTTTTGA
- the rbfA gene encoding 30S ribosome-binding factor RbfA, whose protein sequence is MESKRQQKVGRQIQKDLGEIFQKDAHHLTNGSFVTITAVRVTPDLSIARAYLSFLPDKNKSILLETIQENTKFIRQKLAERVRHQLRIVPHLQFYMDDTAEYAAKMDLLFSDIVIPPAQPDEEEESN, encoded by the coding sequence ATGGAATCTAAAAGACAACAAAAAGTAGGGAGGCAGATTCAGAAGGATCTTGGAGAGATATTTCAAAAGGACGCACATCATTTAACGAATGGCTCTTTTGTTACCATTACGGCCGTTCGCGTTACGCCTGACCTGAGCATTGCAAGAGCATATCTGAGTTTTTTGCCTGATAAAAATAAATCGATCTTACTGGAAACGATTCAGGAAAATACCAAATTCATACGCCAGAAATTAGCCGAAAGGGTGCGTCACCAGCTGCGCATCGTGCCCCATTTACAATTTTATATGGACGATACTGCGGAGTATGCCGCCAAAATGGATCTGCTTTTTTCGGATATCGTGATCCCACCAGCTCAACCTGACGAGGAAGAAGAATCCAATTGA
- a CDS encoding DUF1361 domain-containing protein, producing MLEKLVRYLQSNQKVALLAFISSAAMTLLLFRMLIHNWDFIFLAWNLFLAWVPLVFIKSVWEKEARRRLPFGLLMGYLMVWLLFFPNAPYIITDLKHLKGAPENIIWYDALMIFTFSVAGFLTGLYSIRIVHRIITRRWNERLAWLAILVSMVLSGFGIFLGRYGRWNSWDIVTQPGALARGIFKSMQDPMAIKHTLTFSFVLMLLYFAFHIFAELKQNERTHRFS from the coding sequence ATGTTGGAAAAACTGGTACGCTATCTGCAAAGCAATCAAAAAGTCGCCCTGCTGGCTTTCATTTCATCCGCTGCAATGACCTTGCTGTTATTCAGGATGCTCATTCACAACTGGGATTTCATTTTCCTGGCCTGGAACCTGTTTTTAGCCTGGGTGCCGCTGGTCTTTATCAAATCGGTCTGGGAGAAGGAAGCACGACGCAGGCTGCCTTTCGGACTTTTGATGGGTTACCTGATGGTCTGGCTGCTTTTTTTTCCAAATGCACCTTACATTATTACCGATCTCAAACATTTGAAAGGAGCTCCCGAGAATATCATCTGGTATGATGCGTTGATGATCTTCACATTCTCAGTTGCCGGATTTCTGACCGGCTTGTACAGCATCCGGATTGTGCACAGGATCATCACGCGCCGCTGGAACGAGCGGTTGGCTTGGCTGGCGATCCTGGTATCCATGGTATTAAGCGGTTTCGGCATATTTCTGGGACGTTATGGACGGTGGAACAGCTGGGATATCGTTACGCAGCCAGGCGCACTTGCAAGAGGCATTTTCAAGAGCATGCAGGACCCAATGGCCATAAAACACACATTGACGTTTTCGTTCGTGCTGATGTTGTTGTACTTTGCGTTCCACATTTTCGCAGAACTCAAACAAAATGAACGGACCCATAGATTTTCTTAA
- the rplU gene encoding 50S ribosomal protein L21, with the protein MYAIVEIAGQQFKVEKGLEIFTHRLEGDVNAALVFDKVLLVDTAGTVQVGLPTVAGASVKATVLEHLKGEKVIVFKRKRRKGYKVKNGHRQYLTKISIDEIVA; encoded by the coding sequence ATGTACGCAATCGTAGAAATCGCAGGTCAGCAATTTAAGGTTGAAAAGGGTCTCGAAATCTTCACGCATAGGCTTGAAGGTGACGTGAACGCTGCTCTTGTGTTTGACAAAGTCCTTCTGGTTGATACCGCAGGCACAGTACAGGTAGGTCTTCCAACAGTAGCTGGTGCTTCTGTTAAAGCAACTGTTCTTGAACACCTTAAAGGTGAAAAAGTGATCGTCTTCAAAAGGAAAAGACGTAAAGGTTACAAAGTTAAGAACGGTCACCGTCAGTATCTGACGAAGATCAGCATTGACGAAATCGTAGCTTAA
- a CDS encoding M1 family metallopeptidase, protein MRLFFSRLIYTFYAAFLLLSVPADATELADTLRRRNPGSVSKLGPYRPERPRKCDILYTRLDVAFDWEKQQVPASAVIMFKPHFYPQNTLELDAKGFDIKSISLMDTVGDYGALSAEEIQGKIKNKLEYTYDKRKLLIKLDQNYTRKDTVYVKIDYVARPNDVPRDKPGDSASEKGLYFINADGMDEGKPKQIWTQGETEGSSCWFPTIDAPNQKFTQDFYITVDSTYKTLSNGLLVAQNEGKKGTRTDHWKQTLPHAPYLAMMAVGDFVVAKDMMPNGLELSYYVEPKYGQDAHAIFGRTPEMMGFFTNVFGVEYPWEKYAQIAVRDFVAGAMENTTATVHEEGVQNDARSLVDGNSDAVIAHELAHHWFGDYVTCEEWGQLPLNESFANYSEYLWSEYDNGKYEADWQNLQEMKAYLAESETKQVPMIRYFYKDRENMFDSHSYAKGGRILHMLRNYVGDDAFFASLQNYLKTHAFGTAEIDDLRMSFEKVTGEDLNWFFDQWFQRPGHPTIKIQQEYASGKVLLKLKQTQDTLATTVYRLPLKVDVWVSGKKSQYNVVVDKATQTLEFPAAKKPDLVVFDADAQLLGVVEHEKNRREMEFQYVNSDRFLHKYEALASLEGSLTDTLARAILVKAMTDPFWKFRQMAISNFSEYDGDGFADIEKTIQSAARMDAHPQVRSEAMIILASFGDNNSDSIFREALSDSSYQVISVAIEKYLMAQPTDANEIAAQFENSPNDAIVTSVGNYYAGLAQPERFDWFLEKMKAMKPTEKYNFLQVFGKYLIKSKQDVQRKSIPVLEGLARDNPSYFVRFGAFQALGLLTDIQGVVALRKDIRAKETEPKLKEMYSQFGDL, encoded by the coding sequence ATGAGGCTTTTTTTTAGCCGTTTGATTTATACATTTTACGCAGCATTTTTATTGCTTTCAGTTCCTGCCGATGCTACGGAACTTGCGGATACATTAAGGAGAAGAAATCCGGGATCGGTTTCGAAACTAGGCCCTTACCGCCCTGAAAGGCCCAGGAAATGTGACATTCTTTACACCCGTCTTGATGTGGCCTTTGATTGGGAAAAACAGCAGGTCCCTGCGTCCGCTGTTATAATGTTTAAACCACATTTTTATCCGCAAAACACATTAGAGCTGGATGCGAAGGGTTTTGATATAAAAAGCATCTCCTTAATGGACACTGTGGGTGATTACGGCGCATTGTCTGCGGAGGAAATTCAGGGCAAAATCAAGAACAAGCTGGAATACACCTACGATAAGCGAAAATTGCTGATCAAGCTCGACCAGAATTACACCAGAAAAGACACAGTTTACGTCAAAATCGATTACGTAGCCCGTCCTAACGATGTTCCGCGGGACAAACCCGGCGACAGCGCTTCTGAAAAAGGACTTTATTTCATCAATGCGGATGGAATGGATGAAGGTAAACCGAAACAAATCTGGACGCAAGGCGAAACCGAAGGAAGCAGCTGCTGGTTCCCGACCATTGATGCGCCTAACCAAAAATTTACGCAGGACTTTTACATTACCGTAGACAGCACTTACAAAACCTTGTCAAATGGTCTGCTGGTTGCGCAGAATGAAGGTAAAAAAGGAACCCGAACGGATCATTGGAAGCAAACGCTTCCGCACGCGCCTTATCTGGCGATGATGGCAGTCGGCGATTTCGTGGTGGCCAAAGATATGATGCCCAATGGTTTAGAACTTAGTTATTATGTGGAGCCAAAGTACGGTCAGGACGCACACGCCATTTTCGGCCGGACACCTGAAATGATGGGTTTTTTTACCAACGTTTTCGGCGTTGAATATCCTTGGGAGAAATACGCACAGATCGCCGTAAGAGACTTTGTGGCCGGCGCTATGGAAAATACAACCGCCACGGTTCATGAGGAAGGAGTTCAGAATGATGCCCGCTCGCTGGTCGACGGCAATTCGGACGCTGTGATCGCGCACGAGCTGGCGCATCATTGGTTTGGAGATTATGTGACTTGTGAAGAATGGGGTCAACTGCCTTTGAATGAGTCTTTTGCAAACTATTCGGAATATTTGTGGAGTGAATATGACAATGGCAAATACGAAGCTGACTGGCAGAATTTGCAGGAAATGAAAGCTTATTTGGCCGAATCCGAAACCAAGCAGGTTCCGATGATCCGCTATTTTTACAAGGACCGCGAAAATATGTTTGACAGCCATTCCTATGCAAAAGGAGGACGTATCCTGCATATGCTGCGCAATTACGTGGGTGACGATGCCTTTTTTGCTTCTCTGCAAAATTATCTCAAAACGCATGCGTTCGGGACCGCGGAGATTGATGATCTGAGAATGTCTTTCGAAAAAGTGACCGGTGAAGATCTGAACTGGTTTTTCGACCAGTGGTTTCAGCGTCCGGGACATCCTACGATTAAGATCCAGCAGGAATACGCGTCTGGAAAGGTGCTTTTAAAACTAAAACAAACCCAGGATACGCTGGCAACAACAGTGTATCGCCTTCCTCTGAAAGTGGATGTGTGGGTAAGCGGCAAGAAAAGCCAGTATAATGTGGTGGTTGACAAAGCAACCCAAACGCTCGAATTTCCAGCCGCCAAAAAACCTGATCTGGTTGTTTTTGATGCGGATGCCCAGTTACTGGGCGTTGTAGAACATGAGAAAAACAGGCGTGAAATGGAGTTTCAGTATGTGAACAGTGATCGTTTCTTGCATAAATACGAAGCATTGGCATCATTGGAGGGAAGCCTCACAGACACGCTGGCCCGCGCCATTTTGGTGAAAGCCATGACCGATCCATTCTGGAAATTCCGTCAGATGGCAATCAGCAACTTTTCGGAATATGATGGTGATGGCTTCGCGGATATTGAGAAAACGATCCAAAGCGCTGCCCGTATGGATGCCCACCCGCAGGTGCGCTCGGAGGCGATGATCATACTGGCTTCTTTTGGCGATAATAACAGCGATTCCATTTTTAGGGAAGCATTGAGCGATAGTTCCTATCAGGTCATTTCTGTTGCTATCGAGAAATATCTGATGGCCCAGCCTACGGATGCCAATGAAATAGCGGCTCAGTTCGAAAACAGCCCTAACGACGCCATTGTGACTTCGGTTGGTAATTATTATGCAGGACTTGCGCAGCCAGAACGGTTTGATTGGTTTTTGGAAAAAATGAAAGCCATGAAGCCTACGGAAAAATACAATTTCTTACAGGTTTTTGGGAAGTATCTGATCAAATCCAAGCAGGATGTGCAACGCAAGAGCATTCCGGTCCTTGAAGGCCTGGCGCGCGATAATCCTTCCTATTTCGTTCGGTTTGGCGCATTTCAGGCGTTAGGTCTACTTACAGACATTCAGGGCGTGGTGGCTTTACGGAAAGATATCCGTGCAAAAGAAACAGAGCCCAAGCTGAAAGAAATGTATAGCCAGTTTGGTGATCTGTAA
- a CDS encoding NifU family protein, which translates to MLTRPVFVYTELSPNPNSMKFVLNFELVPDGLSFDYPSLEAALEEGKASPLASDLFQFPHVKRVFIASNFVTITKDDDIAWEEVLRDTKQFIKIYFEENHPVFEQQTIDKNTLIVDSRDSDTVQKIKAALDQYVRPAVESDGGAINFHSFNEDSGVVKVLLQGSCSGCPSSTLTLKAGIENLLTRMVPNVKEVVAEGV; encoded by the coding sequence ATGCTAACACGCCCGGTTTTTGTATATACAGAGTTGAGTCCGAATCCCAATTCGATGAAGTTTGTGCTGAACTTCGAGTTGGTGCCCGATGGACTTTCATTCGATTATCCTTCGCTGGAAGCTGCTTTGGAAGAAGGAAAAGCCTCCCCGCTGGCTTCGGACCTCTTCCAGTTTCCACATGTAAAAAGGGTTTTTATAGCCAGCAACTTTGTTACCATTACCAAAGATGATGACATTGCCTGGGAAGAGGTTTTGAGAGACACAAAACAGTTTATTAAAATCTATTTCGAAGAAAATCACCCTGTGTTTGAACAACAAACGATTGATAAAAACACATTGATCGTCGATTCCCGGGATTCTGATACAGTTCAAAAGATAAAAGCGGCGCTGGATCAATACGTGCGTCCGGCTGTTGAATCTGATGGAGGTGCCATCAATTTCCATTCTTTCAACGAAGATTCAGGTGTTGTGAAGGTGTTGTTACAAGGCTCTTGCAGCGGTTGCCCGTCTTCCACATTGACGTTGAAGGCAGGCATCGAAAACCTGCTGACGCGCATGGTTCCCAATGTTAAGGAAGTGGTTGCCGAAGGTGTTTAA
- a CDS encoding thioredoxin family protein: MKICLWVSMVLSVGLFTPAKAVDLRLLLTETKQSGGYQVGDAAAGFRLKGTDGSMVSLNDFNNAKGVIVIFTSNHCPFAKAYEDRIIALNNKFASQGYPVIAINPSDPATHQDDTFEKMKERAASKGYGYPYLADDAQQVAKAFGAGRTPQVYILQKNGAKFTVRYIGMIDDNPQDPAGVTKLYADEAVSNLLSGKPVVTTITKPVGCAIKWKN, from the coding sequence ATGAAAATTTGTTTATGGGTTTCGATGGTTTTAAGTGTAGGATTGTTCACCCCGGCAAAGGCTGTTGATCTCCGGTTGTTATTAACTGAAACTAAGCAGTCGGGAGGTTATCAGGTGGGCGATGCAGCTGCCGGTTTCCGCCTGAAAGGTACAGACGGCAGCATGGTTTCCCTGAACGATTTTAACAATGCAAAAGGCGTGATCGTGATTTTTACGAGCAACCATTGTCCTTTTGCCAAAGCTTATGAGGACCGCATCATTGCGCTCAACAATAAATTCGCCTCCCAGGGTTACCCCGTCATAGCGATCAATCCAAGTGACCCGGCGACACATCAGGACGATACATTTGAAAAAATGAAAGAGCGCGCAGCTTCGAAAGGATATGGTTATCCGTATCTGGCAGACGATGCCCAGCAAGTGGCAAAAGCGTTCGGAGCGGGACGAACACCGCAGGTTTATATTTTACAAAAAAACGGGGCAAAGTTTACGGTGCGTTACATTGGTATGATCGACGATAATCCGCAAGACCCGGCTGGCGTAACCAAATTGTATGCAGATGAGGCGGTTAGTAATCTTTTAAGCGGCAAACCGGTTGTGACGACCATTACCAAACCGGTCGGCTGCGCGATTAAATGGAAAAATTAG
- a CDS encoding SMP-30/gluconolactonase/LRE family protein gives MNRFFLLLIFCVAFVQMTFAQTKSKKFSTEGEFTSNCEGPAVDSEGNVYAVNFARDGTVAIMSKKGSASFFVTLPKGSTGNGIRFADKNTFYVADFTGHNLLKVNLITKDISVFAHEPKMNQPNDLAITAKGHIFCSDPNWKEGTGQIWHVSPEGKTRIVAENMGTTNGIDISPDEKKLYVNESVQRNVWVFDLAPDGSLSNKKLLHKFEDGGMDGMRCDVEGNLYIARHGKGEVAVLSPDGKVIQTITTIGKKVSNICFGGKNGKTCYITLQDRGCLETFKANTAGREWAMMKAFAEANKK, from the coding sequence ATGAATAGATTTTTTCTCCTCCTCATTTTCTGCGTCGCTTTTGTTCAGATGACCTTTGCGCAAACGAAAAGCAAAAAATTTTCAACCGAAGGCGAGTTTACAAGTAATTGTGAAGGGCCTGCTGTGGACAGCGAAGGGAACGTATACGCTGTCAATTTCGCGCGAGACGGAACAGTTGCTATTATGAGCAAGAAAGGAAGCGCCAGTTTTTTTGTGACGCTCCCCAAAGGCAGCACCGGAAATGGTATTCGGTTTGCTGACAAGAACACGTTCTATGTTGCGGATTTTACGGGGCATAATCTCTTGAAAGTAAACCTGATCACAAAAGACATTTCCGTTTTTGCCCATGAACCTAAAATGAACCAGCCCAATGACCTTGCCATAACCGCGAAAGGCCATATTTTTTGCTCAGACCCGAATTGGAAGGAAGGCACTGGCCAGATCTGGCACGTTTCGCCAGAAGGCAAAACGAGAATAGTTGCAGAAAATATGGGCACGACGAACGGGATTGACATCAGTCCGGATGAGAAAAAGTTATACGTCAATGAAAGCGTGCAGCGGAATGTCTGGGTTTTTGATCTGGCACCGGACGGCTCTCTGTCTAACAAAAAACTCCTGCACAAATTTGAGGACGGGGGAATGGACGGCATGCGCTGCGATGTCGAAGGCAATTTATACATAGCCAGACATGGGAAAGGCGAAGTTGCTGTGTTGTCGCCGGATGGCAAAGTAATTCAGACCATTACAACGATTGGTAAGAAGGTTTCCAACATCTGTTTTGGTGGCAAGAATGGTAAAACCTGCTACATTACCCTGCAAGACCGCGGCTGTCTCGAAACTTTTAAGGCCAATACCGCAGGAAGAGAATGGGCCATGATGAAGGCGTTTGCTGAGGCCAATAAGAAATAA
- a CDS encoding LacI family DNA-binding transcriptional regulator: MKKRIVRIKDIAEKAQTSKGTVDRVLHNRGRVADDVRERILSIIKELNYEPNFIAQSLKSQRTYNLAVLIPDPDADSYWEAPKKGLEKAEKELRQYGVYISLFIFNSHEEQSFISKAREVSKEHPDGVLIAPVFYKEALPFFEEWANLNIPYVLFNTQIEHVNPLCYIGQDSYRSGSLAAKILSFGLQSPGTVLVAHVNEDISNSAHLITKEAGFRDYFGADKHESKFKIISREINFPDGETLDDQLDAILTEEPEIKAVYVTNSKAFEVASYLEKKALTDIKLVGYDLLKPNLNYLEKEIINFLINQNPLGQGYWGIHQLANFLVFKKDIQPIKFLPLDIITKENLDYYLDPQ; this comes from the coding sequence GTGAAAAAAAGAATCGTCAGAATAAAAGATATAGCAGAAAAGGCCCAAACATCGAAAGGAACCGTAGATAGGGTTTTACATAACCGCGGCCGTGTTGCTGATGATGTGCGCGAACGGATTTTAAGCATTATTAAAGAGCTTAATTATGAACCCAACTTTATTGCGCAGTCGTTAAAATCGCAGCGGACGTATAATCTGGCCGTTCTAATCCCTGACCCGGATGCCGATTCATACTGGGAAGCACCAAAAAAAGGGTTGGAAAAGGCTGAAAAAGAGCTAAGGCAGTATGGCGTATACATTAGTCTGTTCATTTTCAATTCGCATGAGGAACAGTCTTTTATTTCCAAAGCCAGGGAGGTTTCAAAAGAGCATCCTGATGGTGTTCTGATCGCCCCGGTTTTTTATAAAGAAGCATTGCCGTTTTTTGAAGAATGGGCCAATTTAAACATTCCCTATGTCCTCTTTAACACGCAAATCGAGCACGTTAACCCACTTTGTTACATTGGACAAGACTCCTATCGCAGCGGTTCACTGGCTGCCAAAATCCTGAGTTTCGGTTTGCAGTCACCAGGAACCGTTTTGGTTGCACACGTCAATGAAGATATTTCCAATTCCGCTCACTTAATCACAAAAGAGGCTGGCTTTCGGGATTATTTTGGAGCAGATAAGCACGAATCGAAGTTTAAGATCATTAGTAGGGAAATCAATTTCCCTGACGGCGAAACGCTGGATGATCAACTGGATGCGATATTAACGGAAGAGCCTGAAATAAAAGCGGTTTATGTGACCAATTCCAAAGCATTTGAAGTGGCTTCCTATTTGGAAAAGAAGGCTCTGACAGACATTAAACTCGTTGGTTACGACCTTTTGAAACCAAATCTGAATTACCTGGAAAAAGAAATTATCAACTTCCTGATCAATCAAAATCCGTTGGGCCAGGGTTACTGGGGAATTCACCAGCTGGCCAATTTTCTGGTGTTCAAGAAAGATATTCAGCCGATCAAATTCCTGCCGCTGGACATCATTACCAAGGAAAATCTGGACTATTATCTGGATCCGCAGTAA